Genomic DNA from Acidimicrobiales bacterium:
TCCCCATCCTGCTGCTGGGCCCGCTGCTGCACCGCAACCACGAGGCGTTCGTGCCCCTCGTCGGCGGCGACCGCATCGGCCAGCGCCCGGTCGACTTCCACATCGCCGCGCTGCAGGCCATGGGCGCCGACATCGAGGTCGGCTCCGACGGCATCGTCGCCCGGGCCGAGCAGCTGCGGGGCGCCCGCATCACGCTGCCCTACCCCAGCGTCGGCGCCACCGAGAGCGTGCTGCTCACCGCCGTGCTGGCCGAGGGCCGCACCGTGCTGCGCAACGCCGCCATCGAGCCCGAGGTCACCGAGCTGGCCCTGTTCCTCCAGCGGATGGGCGCTCGCATCGGCTTCAGCCCCGACCGGCGCATCGTCGTCGAGGGCGTCGAGCGCCTCGGCGGTGCGTCGACCCGCCTCGAGGGCGACCGCCTGGAGGCCTTCTCGTACCTCGTGGCCGGCCTCATGACCGGCGGGCAGGTCCGGGTCGCCGGCTGCGCCCAGGACCGGATGGTCACCGCCATCAACACCCTGCAGGGCATGGGCGCCACGTTCGAGATCACCGACGACTGGATCTCGGCCCGAGCAGATCACGGCCTCCGACCGGCGGCGGTGCAGACCGACACCCACCCCGGGTTCATGACCGACTGGCAGCCGCCCCTCATCGTGCTCATGACCCAGGCCGAGGGCATGTCGGTCATCCACGAGACCGTCTACGAGGACCGGCTCGGCTACGTCGAAGCCCTCAAGGCGATGGACGCCGAGATCGAGCTGTTCGACACCTGCCTGGGCGGCCCGGCCTGCCGCTTCCACGACTCGTCGGCGGTCCACTCGGCCGTCGTGCGGGGCGTGTCGAAGCTGCACGGCGCCGAGGTCACCATCCCCGACGTGCGGGCCGGCTTCTCGTCGGTGATCGCCGCTGCGGTGGCCGACGGCCCGTCGCTGCTCCACGGCATCCACCACCTCGAGCGGGGCTACAACCAGCCCTTCGAGACGCTGGAGTCGCTGGGCCTGCGCCTCGAGCGGGTCGCGCTCCCGGCCTGACCCGGCGTCATCGGTCAGCTCGTCAGCAGCGTCGCCAGCGCCCAGATCGAGGCCAGCCCACCGAGCACGGCCATGGCGATGCTGCGGGCGACCGGCGCTTGGGTCAGGTCGCCGTCCTTGGGATTCTCGGGCGGCCTGACCAGCGCCATCACACTGCCGACACACATGGCGCCGCCCAGCGCCAGCACGATCCAGGCAAAGAAGTCGGGGCCTCCGAGCAAACCTGATCCCGAGTCGTCCATAGGCCGGCCAGCGTAATGGCGGCGCCCCGACCGGTACATCCCGCGTGCAAGACAGCACACAGAATGCGCAGTTTTGCTGTGTTACCTGGTTAGTGTTTCGGATTGATGACCGTTCCGACGGTGATTGGCTGGCGAGAGTGGGTGGCGTTCCCGGATCTCGGTGGCGTGGCGGTGAAGGCCAAGGTCGACACCGGCGCACGCTCTTCGTCGCTGCACGCCTGGGACATCGAAGTGGTCCCCGGCAGCTCACCACCGCGCCTGCGCTTCGTGCTGCACCCGTTGGAGAACGACGAGGTCTTCGGCATGCGCGTGGAGGCTCCGCTGGTCGACGCGCGCGACGTTCGCTCCAGCAACGGCGACGTGGAACGGCGGCCGGTCGTGCGCACCGGGCTGTCGCTCGCAGGCCGGCGCTTCCGCATCGACCTGACCTTGACACGGCGTGATGAAATGGGCTTTCGCATGCTGCTGGGCCGGTCGGCCATACGCCGCAGGTTCATGGTCGACCCGAACCGTTCGTTCGTGGCCGGTGGAAGTACAGTCACGCCGCCGACACGGCACCGTCACTCCCGTGAAGATCGCCATCCTCTCGCGCAACCCGAGCTTGTACTCAACCTCCCGCCTGCGGGAGGCGGCTGAGGCGCGCGAGCACGAAGTCAAGGTCATCGACTACCTGCGCTGCTACATGAACATCACGGCGCACCGTCCGACCGTGATCTTCCAGGGCGAGGAGCTGACCGACATCGACGCGGTGATCCCGCGCATCGGGGCGTCGCACACCTTCTACGGCACGGCCGTGGTGCGGCAGTTCGAGATGATGGGCGTGTTCACGGCCAACGAGTCGCAGGCGATCAGCCGGGCGCGCGACAAGCTCCGGGCGCTGCAGCTGCTGGCCCGCAACGGCATCGGGCTGCCGGTCACCGGCTTCGCCCACTCGACCAAGGACATCGACGGGCTGCTGGAGACCGTGGGCGGGCCGCCGGTAGTGGTGAAGCTCACCGAGGGCACGCAGGGCATCGGCGTGGTGCTGGCCGAGACGAAGAAGGCCGCCGAGTCGGTGATCGTGGCCTTCCGCCAGCTGAAGGCGAACATCCTCGTGCAGGAGTACATCAAGGAGGCGCGGGGCGCCGACATCCGCGCCTTCGTGGTGGGCGGTCGGGTAGTGGCCGCAGTGAAGCGGCAGGGCCAGGCCGGCGAGTTCCGCTCGAACCTGCACCGGGGCGGCTCGGCCGAGAAGGTGAAGCTCACGCCGGAGGAGCGGTCGATCGCCGCCCGGGCGGCCAAGACCATGGGCCTCAACGTGTGCGGTGTCGACGTCGTGCGCTCCACCCACGGCCCGGTCGTGCTCGAGGTGAACAGCTCGCCGGGGCTCGAGGGCATCGAGAAGACCAGCGGCATCGACGTGGCGACGCGGATCATCCAGTTCGTGGAGAAGGGTCACCACGAACGGCCGCGACGCCGGCGCATCGCCGGCTGAGCGAAGTCCCACCTCGCCGGCCACGGCCGTGTGCTCGGCCCTGGGGGTTCCCCACGAGGGGGTGGGGTCGGCGCCCGGTACGACCGAGGGCCGGGTTGGCGGAGAGTCGTCGGCATGGCTTCCACAACCCTCGACGTCGACACCTTGGTCGACGCCACCCCGGCCTCGCGGGACCGGGTCGTCGACTTCCTGCGGGCGTGCAGCATCGCCGTGGTGGTGCTGTGGCACTGGACCTTCTCGATCACCCACTGGCGCGGCGGGTCGCTGCGGATGCCGAACCCCATCGCCGACGTGCCCGGCCTGTGGGCGGCGACGTGGCTGCTGCAGGTGATGCCGCTGTTCTTCGTCGTCGGCGGCTACGCCAACCTGGCGGCCTGGGACGCGGTGCGGCGCACAGGTGCCGGCGAGGCGACTCGCCGGTTCTGGGGCAAGCGCTTCGGCCGGCTGCTGCGGCCGGTGGGCGTGTACGTGGCCTGCTGGGCCGTGGTCGACCTGGCGTGGCAGGCGGGTGGCGGCCGCTCGGTCCTCGACTGGGGGAAGGTGGTGTTCGTGCCGCTGTGGTTCCTCGGCGTGTACGTCGGGGTGGTGGCGCTGGCGCCGTTCACCGCTCGTCTCCATGCCTGGCGGCCGGTGGCGACCCTGCTGGCGCTGGCGGCGGGCATCGGCCTCGCCGACGTGGCCCGGCTGGGCTTCGGGGTCGGTGCGGCGGGCCTGGTCGGCTCGGCGCTGGTGTGGGTGTTCTGCCACCAGCTCGGCTACGTGTGGCGTGACTGGCCGTCGGGTCGGCGGGTGGCACCGGTGTGGCTGGCGGGCCTCGGAGCGCTGGCGGCGCTGACCACCTTCGGGCCGTACTCCCGGTCGATGGTGGCGGTGCGGGGCGAGGGCGTCAGCAACATGTCGCCGACGACGGCCTGCATCGCGGCGCTGGGTGTGTTCCAGCTGGGCGTGGTCCTGGCGATCGCTCCTCGGCTGCGGGTCTGGCTGCAGCGGCGCCGGGTGTGGAAGGCGGTCGTCTCGGCCAACGCCGTGGCGATGACCGTGTTCTGCTGGCACATGACCGCCCTGGTCGGCTTCCTGTTCCTGTACGAGGCAATCGGCTTCACGCTCGGCGACCAGGCCACGGCGGCGTGGTGGCTCACCCGCCCGCTGTGGGTCGTCGGCCCCGGCGTGCTGCTGGCAGGCCTGATGGCGGTGTTCGCCCGGGTCGAACTGCCGAGCCGCAAGGCGTAGGTACCCTCGGGGCAGCATGTCCGAGCTGCGTGAGGTGGTCCCCGACGAGTCCGTGCGCCTGCGGGCGCTGGCGGCGGTGAGCGACGCCCTCGTCGGGGCGACCACCGACCTGGCGATGGATGCGGTGCTCAAGCGGCTGGTGTGCGGGGCGCGCGACCTGGTCGGCGCCCGCTACGCCGCGCTGGGGGTGCCCGACGGCGAGGGCGGCTTCTCCCGCTTCATCACCGACGGGATGGACGACGAGCTGGTCTCCGCGCTCGGTCCGCTCCCCCGCTCCCACGGGCTGCTCGACGCCATGCTCACCCAGCCGGCCCCGTATCGCACCGCCGACATCCGGCAGGACCCCCGATTCCGGGGGTGGTGGCCGTCACGGCACCCCGACATGCGGTCGTTCCTCGGTTACCCGATCCTGCTGCGGGGCGACGTGATCGGCGCCTTCTACCTGACCGACAAGGTGGGGGCGCCGGCCTTCGACGAGACCGACGAGCAACTGGTGAGCGTGTTCGCCCCCCACGCCGCGGTGCTCGTGGAGCACTCGCGGCTCTACGAGGAGAGCCGCGAGCTGAGCGTCGCCGGCGAGCGCGACCGCATCGCCCGCGAGCTGCACGACGCCCTGACCCAGACGCTGTTCGGCGCCCGGCTGGCCGTGCAGACCGCGGCCCACGCGCTGGGCGACGGCGAGGTCGATCCCGACGTGGCCACCGCCGTGGAACGGCTGGGGCGGGCCAGCCGGCTGCTGGACGACGCGTTCGGCGAGCTGCGAGCCCTGATCTACGACCTGCGGCCGCCGGACCTCGCCGTCGACGGGCTGACCGGCGCCCTGCGCAAGCAGCTCGACCTGCTGGCCCGCACCACCGAGCTGACGGTCGACCTGACCGTGGACGGGGCAGCCAAGGAGGTGGCCCCGGAGACCGAGCGCCAGCTGTTCCGGATCGTCCAGGAGGCGGTGGCCAACGTCGTCCGGCACGCCGAGGCGTCGATGCTGACGGTCCGCCTGGGCGCCGACGGATCGATCCTGCGGCTGATCGTGGAGGACGACGGCGTCGGCTTCGACCCGGCGGAGCAGTCGATCCGCAGCCGGCGACTCGGGCTCACCTCGATGTTCGACCGGGCCCGAGCCGTCGGTGGGAAGCTGGCCATCGACTCGCAGCCGGGCGCCGGCACCCGCGTGATCGCCGAGGTGCCCCATGGCTGACGGGCCCGACGCCGCCGCGATCCGGGTGGTGGTGGCCGACGACCACCCGGTGGTGCGGGAGGGGCTGCGGTCGTTCCTGTCGTCCCGGCCGGGGATCGACGTGGTGGGCGAGGCCGGGTCGGCCGACGAGGTCGTCGCCGCCGTGCAGGACCTGGCGCCCGACGTGGTGCTCGTCGACCTGATGATGCCCGGCGGCGGCATCGAGGCGATCGGCCGGGTGGCCGAGCTGCCGGAGCCTCCCCGGCTGCTGGTGCTCACCAGCTTCGTCGGCGACGAGAAGGTGCTCCCGGCTCTACGGGCCGGAGCCGCCGGCTACCTGCTGAAGGACGTCGACCCGTCCGACCTCGAGGCCGCCATCCGCACCGTGCACCAGGGCGGCAGCGTGCTGGGGCCGGCGGTGGCGACCCGGGTGCTCGACCGGGCGACGTCGGCCCGGGCCGCCGACGACGACCGCCTCGCCGAGCTGACGCCCCGGGAGCGCGACGTGCTGGCACGGCTCGGCCAGGGCATGTCGAACCGGCAGATCGCCGAGGCGCTGTTCGTCGCCGAGAAGACGGTGAAGACCCACATGAGCAGCATCCTCACCAAGCTGCGGGTCACCGACCGCACGCAGGCGGCGCTGTACGCGGCCCGACACGGGGTGGGCGCGGCGGAGTAGTAGGTGGGCGTAGGCCCTCCGACCTAGGCAGAACCGGTCCCAGGGCCGATGGCGGCTGACCAGGGCGTCCATAGGTTGCGGTCATGACCACGACCCACACGCCAACCGCACTCATCACCGGCGCCTCCCGGGGCCTGGGTCGGGCTCTGGCCCGTGACCTCGCCCGGGACGGCTGGCAGCTGGTGATCGACGCCCGCAGCCCCGAGGCCCTGACGGAGGCCGCGGTCGAGCTGGACGGGTTCACCACGGTCCGGGCCGTCGCCGGCGACGTGACCGACGCCTGGCACCGCGCCGCGCTGGTCGCCGAGGTGGAGGAGTTCGGCGGGCTCGACGCGCTGGTGCTCAGCGCCTCGACGCTCGGCCTGAGCCCGATGCCGCCGGTGCTCGAACACCCGGTCGAGGTGCTGCGGCGGATCTTCGAGGTCAACGTCGTCGCCCCGATCGCCCTGACGTCGGACCTCCTCCCCCAGCTCCGGCCCGGGGCACGGGTGGTCGCCGTCACCTCCGACGCCGCCGTCGCCGCGTACCCCGGCTGGGGCGGCTACGGCTCCTCCAAGGCCGCCCTGGAGCAGGCCTTCGCCGTCGTGGCCGAGGAGCACCCGGACCTGCGGGTCTACCGGGTCGACCCGGGTGAGATGCGCACGCAGATGTACCAGGAGTCGGCGCCGGAGCAGGACATCTCGGACCTGCCACCGCCCGAGGTGAGCGTCCCCGGGTTCCGCCGGCTCCTGACCGGCCACCTGCCCAGCGGGCGCTACGAGGCTCGGGAGGTGTCGCTGCTCGCACCAGTGCCCACGCCGTCGGGGGTGGCGTCGTGAGCGCCGTCGCCCTCACC
This window encodes:
- the murA gene encoding UDP-N-acetylglucosamine 1-carboxyvinyltransferase; the protein is MNAHAAELAWQIEPNGPLVGEVEVAGSKNAVTKHMVAAMLGTAPSTITNVPDVGDVGITADILTSLGVGVGIEGDRITIEPTTTPGAHVPLEFTGLNRIPILLLGPLLHRNHEAFVPLVGGDRIGQRPVDFHIAALQAMGADIEVGSDGIVARAEQLRGARITLPYPSVGATESVLLTAVLAEGRTVLRNAAIEPEVTELALFLQRMGARIGFSPDRRIVVEGVERLGGASTRLEGDRLEAFSYLVAGLMTGGQVRVAGCAQDRMVTAINTLQGMGATFEITDDWISARADHGLRPAAVQTDTHPGFMTDWQPPLIVLMTQAEGMSVIHETVYEDRLGYVEALKAMDAEIELFDTCLGGPACRFHDSSAVHSAVVRGVSKLHGAEVTIPDVRAGFSSVIAAAVADGPSLLHGIHHLERGYNQPFETLESLGLRLERVALPA
- a CDS encoding RimK/LysX family protein, whose amino-acid sequence is MTVPTVIGWREWVAFPDLGGVAVKAKVDTGARSSSLHAWDIEVVPGSSPPRLRFVLHPLENDEVFGMRVEAPLVDARDVRSSNGDVERRPVVRTGLSLAGRRFRIDLTLTRRDEMGFRMLLGRSAIRRRFMVDPNRSFVAGGSTVTPPTRHRHSREDRHPLAQPELVLNLPPAGGG
- the rimK gene encoding 30S ribosomal protein S6--L-glutamate ligase — encoded protein: MKIAILSRNPSLYSTSRLREAAEAREHEVKVIDYLRCYMNITAHRPTVIFQGEELTDIDAVIPRIGASHTFYGTAVVRQFEMMGVFTANESQAISRARDKLRALQLLARNGIGLPVTGFAHSTKDIDGLLETVGGPPVVVKLTEGTQGIGVVLAETKKAAESVIVAFRQLKANILVQEYIKEARGADIRAFVVGGRVVAAVKRQGQAGEFRSNLHRGGSAEKVKLTPEERSIAARAAKTMGLNVCGVDVVRSTHGPVVLEVNSSPGLEGIEKTSGIDVATRIIQFVEKGHHERPRRRRIAG
- a CDS encoding acyltransferase, which produces MASTTLDVDTLVDATPASRDRVVDFLRACSIAVVVLWHWTFSITHWRGGSLRMPNPIADVPGLWAATWLLQVMPLFFVVGGYANLAAWDAVRRTGAGEATRRFWGKRFGRLLRPVGVYVACWAVVDLAWQAGGGRSVLDWGKVVFVPLWFLGVYVGVVALAPFTARLHAWRPVATLLALAAGIGLADVARLGFGVGAAGLVGSALVWVFCHQLGYVWRDWPSGRRVAPVWLAGLGALAALTTFGPYSRSMVAVRGEGVSNMSPTTACIAALGVFQLGVVLAIAPRLRVWLQRRRVWKAVVSANAVAMTVFCWHMTALVGFLFLYEAIGFTLGDQATAAWWLTRPLWVVGPGVLLAGLMAVFARVELPSRKA
- a CDS encoding GAF domain-containing sensor histidine kinase; the encoded protein is MSELREVVPDESVRLRALAAVSDALVGATTDLAMDAVLKRLVCGARDLVGARYAALGVPDGEGGFSRFITDGMDDELVSALGPLPRSHGLLDAMLTQPAPYRTADIRQDPRFRGWWPSRHPDMRSFLGYPILLRGDVIGAFYLTDKVGAPAFDETDEQLVSVFAPHAAVLVEHSRLYEESRELSVAGERDRIARELHDALTQTLFGARLAVQTAAHALGDGEVDPDVATAVERLGRASRLLDDAFGELRALIYDLRPPDLAVDGLTGALRKQLDLLARTTELTVDLTVDGAAKEVAPETERQLFRIVQEAVANVVRHAEASMLTVRLGADGSILRLIVEDDGVGFDPAEQSIRSRRLGLTSMFDRARAVGGKLAIDSQPGAGTRVIAEVPHG
- a CDS encoding response regulator transcription factor, with amino-acid sequence MADGPDAAAIRVVVADDHPVVREGLRSFLSSRPGIDVVGEAGSADEVVAAVQDLAPDVVLVDLMMPGGGIEAIGRVAELPEPPRLLVLTSFVGDEKVLPALRAGAAGYLLKDVDPSDLEAAIRTVHQGGSVLGPAVATRVLDRATSARAADDDRLAELTPRERDVLARLGQGMSNRQIAEALFVAEKTVKTHMSSILTKLRVTDRTQAALYAARHGVGAAE
- a CDS encoding SDR family oxidoreductase produces the protein MTTTHTPTALITGASRGLGRALARDLARDGWQLVIDARSPEALTEAAVELDGFTTVRAVAGDVTDAWHRAALVAEVEEFGGLDALVLSASTLGLSPMPPVLEHPVEVLRRIFEVNVVAPIALTSDLLPQLRPGARVVAVTSDAAVAAYPGWGGYGSSKAALEQAFAVVAEEHPDLRVYRVDPGEMRTQMYQESAPEQDISDLPPPEVSVPGFRRLLTGHLPSGRYEAREVSLLAPVPTPSGVAS